A DNA window from Proteiniborus ethanoligenes contains the following coding sequences:
- a CDS encoding DUF4364 family protein: MFVDNSKELAQYKLLILYILDNTHIPMNNSEITQFLLENNYMNYFLAQQFISELVNSKFIEFSIEDGQEYYHLSKAGKDTLSFFNDRIPQKLKDEVNKKYQKKEEEMIKDSQIVGNYFKKNDSEYIVNLKVVEKDITLFNMSLNVVSNKQAKMICNNWKEKPHEIYKKIIDLLITE, from the coding sequence ATGTTTGTTGATAATAGTAAAGAATTAGCACAATACAAGCTTCTCATTTTATACATATTAGATAATACTCATATCCCTATGAACAATTCAGAAATCACTCAATTTTTACTAGAAAATAATTATATGAATTATTTTCTAGCCCAGCAATTTATTAGTGAGCTTGTGAATTCTAAGTTTATTGAATTTTCCATTGAAGATGGTCAGGAGTATTATCATTTGTCAAAGGCAGGGAAGGATACTCTAAGCTTTTTTAATGATAGAATACCTCAAAAGCTTAAAGATGAAGTAAATAAAAAGTATCAAAAGAAAGAAGAAGAAATGATAAAGGATAGTCAAATCGTAGGAAATTATTTCAAAAAAAACGATTCCGAATACATTGTAAATTTAAAGGTGGTTGAAAAGGATATAACCTTATTTAACATGTCTTTAAACGTAGTTTCAAATAAACAAGCAAAAATGATATGCAACAATTGGAAAGAAAAACCTCATGAAATCTATAAAAAAATTATTGATTTACTTATAACAGAATAA
- a CDS encoding alpha/beta-type small acid-soluble spore protein, producing the protein MARSNRIVVPEARMALNQMKTEIASELGLTNYEGIDKGNLSSRQNGYVGGYMTKRLVEQAQRSLAGK; encoded by the coding sequence ATGGCAAGATCAAATAGAATAGTAGTGCCTGAAGCTAGAATGGCATTAAACCAAATGAAAACTGAAATCGCTAGCGAACTTGGGCTAACTAATTATGAAGGTATAGATAAAGGAAACCTAAGCTCCAGACAAAATGGATACGTTGGCGGTTACATGACTAAAAGGTTAGTCGAGCAAGCACAAAGAAGTTTAGCAGGTAAATAA
- a CDS encoding polysaccharide deacetylase family protein has product MKRTFSLILIVLFVLAFFVGCSKDLKADDNVVIEEPNQNNEDKLIEDEKAPDTEAIPEETQDIDPKEKIDLSLKPNEAGQIMVLMYHNIGEEESEWVRTAENFKKDLRVLYEKGYRPISLKDFVNNNINVEAGYTPVVITFDDGNQNNFNIIEKDGEKIVDPNCAVGILEEFNREHPDFPLKATFFVFGSNPFRQRDLLEYKLNYLIEKGFDIGNHTLDHNDMSKANEPDKIQKYIGEQAAFIEGIIPGYKVNTYALCYGGRPKDKELYSYLEKGEYEGNTYKNIAILNVGWDPSVSPIDKAFNPLAIHRIRASETKVDGVGMYDWLSVFDKHPERRFISDGNPDIVTVPKKLEDKVDIEKLKGKELYIYEE; this is encoded by the coding sequence TTGAAAAGAACTTTTAGCCTAATTTTAATTGTATTATTTGTACTAGCATTTTTTGTTGGATGCTCTAAGGATTTAAAAGCAGATGACAATGTAGTAATTGAGGAACCAAATCAAAATAATGAGGACAAGCTAATAGAAGATGAAAAAGCCCCAGACACTGAAGCTATACCAGAGGAAACTCAAGATATTGACCCAAAGGAAAAGATAGATTTATCCTTAAAGCCTAATGAAGCAGGGCAAATAATGGTACTAATGTATCATAATATAGGAGAAGAAGAATCAGAATGGGTACGAACAGCTGAAAACTTTAAAAAAGACTTAAGGGTATTATATGAAAAAGGATATAGACCTATTAGCTTAAAAGACTTTGTTAATAACAATATAAATGTAGAGGCAGGATATACACCTGTTGTTATTACTTTTGATGATGGGAATCAGAACAACTTTAACATAATTGAAAAAGATGGGGAAAAAATAGTTGATCCTAATTGTGCAGTAGGAATTTTAGAAGAGTTTAATAGAGAGCATCCTGATTTTCCATTAAAGGCTACATTTTTTGTGTTTGGCTCAAATCCTTTTAGACAAAGGGATTTATTAGAATACAAGCTTAACTATTTAATAGAAAAGGGCTTTGATATAGGAAACCATACATTAGATCATAATGACATGTCAAAGGCTAATGAGCCTGATAAAATACAAAAATATATAGGAGAGCAGGCGGCATTTATAGAAGGTATCATACCAGGCTATAAGGTTAACACATATGCTCTTTGCTATGGAGGTAGACCTAAGGATAAAGAATTATACTCTTATCTTGAAAAAGGAGAATATGAAGGTAATACTTATAAAAATATTGCTATATTAAATGTAGGATGGGATCCATCTGTATCGCCTATAGATAAAGCCTTCAATCCACTTGCCATACATAGAATAAGGGCAAGTGAAACTAAGGTAGATGGTGTTGGAATGTATGATTGGCTTTCTGTATTTGACAAGCATCCAGAACGAAGGTTCATAAGTGATGGCAATCCAGATATAGTCACTGTTCCAAAAAAACTTGAAGATAAAGTAGATATAGAAAAGCTAAAAGGAAAAGAACTGTATATTTACGAGGAGTAG
- a CDS encoding Na/Pi cotransporter family protein, producing MSLLLNNIYIFSLLGIIGGLTLFLTGIKLMSTSFEKVLSYKVKAKVNKITSNKLNGVFIGIIMTSLLHSSSAATIIVISLVHGNLLSIYNAIPIIMGSNIGTTFTAQLVAFKIDNIYIYLFLVGVLLFPILRKSKYNTIIKVLLGLSLIFAGMDAISYSIGHIKSTKVFFELIKYLSKSKIMSLFAGLILTAVIQSSTTGITILQIMASSKIISLSTAIPIVLGQNIGTCVDTVIGSFATNRAGKQAALVHVLFNVLGVIIFYFFTDYLYFFVIKLSPSNPSRQIANAHSLFNIITTIILLPFSSIILSIAQKIIKE from the coding sequence GTGAGCTTATTATTAAATAATATATATATTTTTTCACTCCTAGGTATTATTGGTGGTCTTACATTGTTTTTAACTGGGATAAAGCTAATGTCTACATCCTTTGAAAAAGTTTTATCCTATAAGGTAAAAGCTAAAGTAAATAAAATTACCTCAAATAAGTTAAATGGTGTATTCATAGGTATAATAATGACTTCTCTGCTTCATAGCAGCAGTGCAGCTACAATTATAGTTATTAGCTTAGTTCATGGAAATCTATTAAGTATTTATAATGCTATACCTATTATTATGGGCTCAAATATAGGCACTACATTTACAGCTCAGCTAGTGGCTTTCAAAATAGATAATATCTACATTTATCTTTTTCTTGTAGGAGTATTATTATTTCCTATATTGAGAAAAAGTAAATATAATACTATTATAAAAGTGTTGCTTGGCTTATCTTTAATATTTGCAGGAATGGATGCAATAAGCTACTCTATAGGTCACATTAAATCAACTAAGGTGTTTTTTGAGCTTATTAAATATTTGAGCAAGAGTAAAATCATGTCTTTATTTGCAGGCTTAATACTTACTGCAGTGATACAAAGCAGTACCACAGGAATTACTATTTTGCAAATCATGGCTTCAAGTAAAATCATAAGCTTATCTACTGCAATTCCTATTGTATTGGGACAAAATATAGGTACCTGTGTAGATACTGTGATAGGTAGTTTTGCTACTAATCGTGCTGGTAAACAGGCGGCATTAGTTCATGTGCTCTTTAATGTACTCGGAGTAATTATCTTTTATTTTTTTACAGATTATCTATATTTTTTTGTAATTAAATTGTCTCCCTCAAATCCATCAAGGCAAATTGCCAATGCTCATTCTCTTTTCAATATAATAACAACCATTATCCTTCTCCCTTTTTCTTCAATAATATTGAGTATTGCTCAAAAAATAATAAAGGAGTAG
- a CDS encoding pyridoxamine 5'-phosphate oxidase family protein — MEKRLSTTELKQNIKSFLNENNLASLATCGNNIPRCSPVQYFTGNDLDIYVISAGGDKFNNIQDNPNVCLLVNTEYLDYKKIKGVQIFGQAHTSLKHSDLIDEAKRYAPHKQLLAIQKDWINIIKIVPEEIVYLDALNGDRTKQILKNDQVIEKQDKILSIH, encoded by the coding sequence ATGGAAAAGAGGCTTAGTACAACAGAATTAAAACAAAATATTAAAAGCTTTTTAAATGAGAATAATTTAGCTTCATTAGCTACATGTGGAAATAATATACCTAGATGTAGTCCTGTTCAATATTTTACAGGAAATGACCTAGACATATATGTAATATCAGCTGGGGGAGATAAATTTAATAATATTCAGGATAATCCTAATGTATGCTTATTAGTGAATACAGAATATTTAGATTATAAAAAAATCAAGGGCGTACAAATCTTTGGCCAGGCACATACTAGCTTAAAGCATTCAGACCTTATAGATGAAGCTAAAAGATATGCTCCTCATAAACAGTTGTTGGCTATACAAAAAGACTGGATTAATATTATCAAAATAGTTCCTGAGGAAATAGTATATTTAGATGCATTAAATGGAGACAGAACTAAGCAAATACTAAAAAACGATCAAGTTATAGAAAAACAAGATAAGATATTATCTATTCACTAA